The sequence CAAGAAACTCTTGGCAAGTCGGCCGAGTGTATGCCGATTTCTGCATATTCCGCCCAAGGTAAGAGATCGCccctaaaaacaatttttaactagAAGACTGTAACgaggccgatggctggccatgcgtcatactcgtgaacgggtgctacttgtggtgactggtcggacttgGATTCGTGTATgtggtgatgttagttatttcgactatgtgtatGCGTGTTGTTCcgacgagaatgtaagtgcgtgctcctatttcaccatgcctcctgctgatagaggacaactctttgtttttaatttatgttataattattaattacttaagatgtcatgtggaacatggtgtaatggttgcagcttcttacaaacgttgtgtaaaaaaaaaggcGTTTAAGacgagtggcggagagtttattgccagttcttctcttccgttctacgcccttgatttgagaactggcactaaatgtaaagttagaagcatttcatatttcttttgacgatcataagtgtacaatgtgttacctatatgattaaatgatttttagaTTTGAATTTGTAAACGCAATACTgatatttacaaaatcttaaaaGTTTAGCATCATCTTAACACATAAAgccaaagtaataataaaataaatttgaaagttACCGTACTACTGCACCAAGTAGTGAAGTGGTCTCAAGCCAACATCTAGCTCCGGCTTGTAATAATGCTCTTAGAACATGAGCTGCTGTTCTGCGTATATTTCTCCTACAACAAGGAGGAATATTTCGGCCAGAAAGTATATAGGATGGTGTACCTTGTACAGGCGGAAAACATCGCTGCAAAAATAGAATTACAAATATGCAAcccattaaagaaaaaaaccaattattgaatactaaaaaattacaatacagAAATTCCAATAACCTGATCTTTTAGCCCTAACACAACATCAAATTTTCTAATTACATTTTAGGGACCTTGACTTTGTTAACAGCTTTATGTTGAAaggatatttaaattacattttattaatttactataaaatacCTGAGTTTCTCTTTTGCAACCATACCACTGGACTCTGCCATCATCTCGTACAACAGCTTTTACACCCAGCTGTTTATATAGTGCTATTCTATATTCTCGTTGCCGTCTTGATGCTTTCTGCTTTGATATAGGAGTCTTTAATACGCTCCTACCAGAACTAAATTTGCCATCAATTATTTGTATCTGAAAAAGATTGTTAATTTTCACTTTTTCATAACACAGAAATATGTCTTTTAAAAgtcaataaaatgttaaacatGATCAAAAGACACAAATgcgttttatataataaataaaataaaggcacagttttcttatattaatatacttacttttatttttctcactGCAGTCTGGAGATACAGTGACTCAGgaaaaggaaacaaaaatgGATCAGGGAGTGTGTGTAATATTGAAGTCTTAAATATAACAGCATGCTGTCCTTGCACTGCATCACATATCTTTCCTGAAGCATCTTTGCTGTACTGCAGTGTCCAATCTACAAAGTTCCATTTCACTTGCTGACAAACTAATCGGGAACCACCAACACCTACAGCTGTGCCTTGAGTTGGAGCGCTTGTAGCAGCCAATAGTAATTGCTGAAGTACACGACGCGTTACACGTGTCGAGTCAGGTACAAAAAGCACGTACTCAGTAGAAATGTGGGATAGAGGCTTTAACTCGTTAGGAGAAGAATCGAGTTTAAGATCTAACGATACTATTTTCACATTACGTAAGGTATTGTTTGATGTCGAAAATTGATAAGGTGGATATTGTGGACTTTGATTTAGAATCAAAATTTGCATATTAGGATATGCCCCCACAAAAGATGCAACACTTTCGGCGACATCGTTTTCAAATTCCTCAAACTGACGAAAAAC is a genomic window of Pieris napi chromosome 2, ilPieNapi1.2, whole genome shotgun sequence containing:
- the LOC125060984 gene encoding ribitol 5-phosphate transferase FKRP, whose amino-acid sequence is MKIILHRLLRGRLSLKVYVFIISFIVLCGYILPHYKFYPIAPVTVAPALNSHTRVTKHLSKLVTLVFRQFEEFENDVAESVASFVGAYPNMQILILNQSPQYPPYQFSTSNNTLRNVKIVSLDLKLDSSPNELKPLSHISTEYVLFVPDSTRVTRRVLQQLLLAATSAPTQGTAVGVGGSRLVCQQVKWNFVDWTLQYSKDASGKICDAVQGQHAVIFKTSILHTLPDPFLFPFPESLYLQTAVRKIKIQIIDGKFSSGRSVLKTPISKQKASRRQREYRIALYKQLGVKAVVRDDGRVQWYGCKRETQRCFPPVQGTPSYILSGRNIPPCCRRNIRRTAAHVLRALLQAGARCWLETTSLLGAVVRGDLLPWAEYAEIGIHSADLPRVSWLQRGGADNDGFVWERATKGHYYRVAYSATNRVYVLILPFTPKNGTMWPADWVMAHQREFPERHLHPLAQIQFAGRQAPAPNDARAFLDLKLGANSLERCQKIGPKLIYP